GATGGATTCCAGATCATATCCTAAGATCTTTTCCCCTTGTTTCATATCCAGTGCTATCCTCAAAAAATATTTTGCGCACTCTGTCCAAATAGATTACAAATCGTTTCCCCCAGCACAGGCACCTCATTTTGCATAATTCATTTGTCTCTGTCTCAAAGCTAGTTAAAGCCCTGatttatgtatttattctcaTTGCTATTAATTGGGGGTTAACATGTttaaaaaggtgtgtgtgggggggagagtatTCCTACTCTCTAGGGACATGATATGAGAATGGccccaaaggctttctgaaacccTCAGTCACTCACAGCAAGGTGCAAATCAATTTATGGAGATCCCAGCTTGAACTGAAATTGTCAGTTTACTTGCCCTGGAGGGGTTGGTGGGGATTACAAGAGAGTTTACCTTCAAGTGATTACCCGGTAGTTATGACCTCTATATTTCATATATGCGTTATTTCCCGTGTTGCCACCGTAACTTCTTTCTACCTGTTTAAGGGAAGTGAAGTCAAATCAGGTGGTGTATACCAGGAAGCATAGATACGGGGGAATGTATGGGTTTTCAGGTGGGAATTTCAAAGCTGCCTTGCTAAAACAGGAGGGAGAAACCTTGTGAAAATGGTAGTGTGTAGGAGACACTTCCTTAGTTTAAAAAACGTCCAAGCATCCCCTCCAACATGTTTTTTATTACATGATCTCTTTCAGAATTAAAGATCTACAAAATATTACTAAAGAAGAGTAAATAGAAGTTGCTGAAGATTAAATCTGAGGGAGAGAAACAATTGTTAACTAGTGGCTAGTTTAGGGAGAATCAAGATTGGCCAGTTTACAGAATCCTTTAGGAATTTGTTCCCGTGTATCTAGATATGTTATAAATAGCTTACACATAGCTGGCACCAGtcctctgaagatctcaaagcatggTGGATAAGTACTATCCCTATTTCATAGATGGAGAAAGTGAGGCGCAAAGAAATTGAGTTACTTGCCAAAGGCCATgcagtgagtcaatggcagaggcaCTCCCAATTCCTGTCTACAGCCACTAGATACAATTGTAAACCCTAAAATAAGACCCAGTCCTGCTCTCATTTGAAGTCAGTTGTAaatcttccactgacttcagtgggatcagggacaagcccttagagtagATCATATTCTTTATATCTGCGTgtcctttttattatttaataatagacaaaaaaattaaatataaccaAAGTTATTAAGTGTTAGTAAAgatgaatgaaacatttttcatccTCTGTATATTGGAATTGGAGAGCTAATTAGGCAGAGAATTGGTGAGATCAGCTGTATAGGTCTTCTGTAATGATCACTCTTTGTTCTAATATGGGTAGGCAGAGGACGGTCTAGTCAGAATTGGAAGGAAATGAGATTTGGGACAATAGTTCTATTCCATGCTGCCATTTActtgtatgtctacacaggaaaaaagTACCCGTGGCGGCGAGTCTCCGAGCCTGGCTCTACAGACTCAAGTTCGCGCTATGGCACTAAAACTGGCCGTGTAGACTTCCCTACCCCTTCCTGGGGCGCCAGAGCTCGAACTCCAGCCTGAGCCGTAATGTCTAGGCAGCTATTTGTAGCGCCGTAGTGCGAGTCTGAGTCCACAGCCTGAGGCTGTGAAACTTGCTGCCACCTTATTttgctgctgtgtagatgtatgtGACTTTAGGCAAGCTCCGatacctctgtgcctcagtgactGCTCTGTGAGCTGAAGACAGTCACGCCTACCTGACTTGGTAAAATGATTTGAAATGGGAGGTGCCATATAAGTGCCATGTATTCTTATACATTCTTGTAAATGATTCTTTGCTGATGCTCCACTAAAGCCCTCCCAGTGGAACTTTGCAGGAAACATTGGCCCATGTGATCTGTGTAGGCTTTGCTTCACTGTTTCTGGATGTCACAATCCAGTATTTGAAGCCGATGCAGTGGGCGGAGGTAGTCAAAAGCTGTTATTTTTATGTACCCtgtgaaaaaaagaagaagttcAAAGAGTTATTTGTGAACCGAAACAGAATGCTCTTTGTGAGACTGAGCCCTTCGATTTCCAGACTTACATGGGAGTCTTTGAGAAGTTCCAGCTGAAATCCCCATTGGCTCTGACCCTGCAGTTTTAAGAAAAACGCTATTGTAATTTATCAGCACTATCAGTTGGGTAATGTGACAGTCCCTCTCTTGATCAGTGATGCGGGGAAGTGAGACGCTGATGGTGAAGTCTCATGAGCAAGCACAACCACCGTAAACAAATTAAGTATGACTTGGAAAAACTACTCATGCCATACAATCTAATGTACGTGAAATTCATTGTAGGGATAGAGACATAAGATAAAAAATAGGATCAGCTTAGTGTTCCCCTCCAGAATGtctctgtctccagctctgaGTATGGAGTGGCCGTAGCCTctccattattaaggttgccacATGATGTCCTAGTTTTGCCCTCCTACCACTATGGCTTGGAAAATTCATCCATGAATGTCAGGTTCATATTGAATGGTACGGGTATCTGCAGGAGGCAATATAAACTTGGCTGATCCCACACtttcctttaagttactttcttGTCTGTTCCATGAATATGAATTTTTAAGAATAATATCGTCATTTACCAGTGCAAGAGGAAGCAATGGTTTATAAAACACTCATAAACCTGGGaatttccaaaaataaaaatgtttgtttaaaaattggtACAGTTGCTAACGATGACAATGAAGTTATCGATCACCTCACTCACAAGCACCGCACTTCGAAGTGAGGTAATGAATAGTTCATCACAGCATAAAAGTTGCCCACAGCAGAACTCTTAGCTCTGACTCAGATTAAATTAGAGCTGCTGCGGCTGCAATTACCTAATACtctggtcaagattttcaaaaataggtggCTACATTTGGGCTTCTAATCCCATATTTAGGCTCTAACCCTGCACAGATGCCTCATTTACATGAGTGGTCGCACCGAATGTCATGGAACTATTCACATGGTGAAGTTACGTGCCCGCATAAGCCTTGGCAGGATGGGGGAATCTGAATCAGTGAATTGGTtttcaccagtgctgagcacctatcagctcctgttgaagttaatggaagctgCTGCATGCTCACTCAGCACTGGTGAAAACCAAGCCCCTTAggtttctaaatccatatttagccaCCTAACTTCAGGAACCCATTTTTGTAAATCTtgtccttaataataataataattaataatctctACATGTAAACACACCCTAAATGTCATGTAAAAGAAACGGGAAAAAAATGTGCACATTCGTGACATACACTGATCAGCTGCGGGTACATGACCACATAAATATGTTATCATACATTGATTGGAAGTTGTctgtgtggggaagcttgcactactTCTGTATAAACAGAGAACTTCAGTTGCAGGGCTGAGAGCCCCAGAATCTTTCATCTAGCAGTAATTCCCcttaaaaaattaaacagaaaagaaATAGAAATCTGGCTGAATGGAGCTGATCACTAATTTTAGAGCTATCTGATTTCTTACTTCCCAAGGACACCACCTGCTGCTTTTTACCAACTCTTTAGCACTATTGTTGAAATCTGATAATGATGTTATTGGGACTTGGTCTGTGACACCCACGTTTCTACTCTCCCCGCCTCTGATTTGGCTGCTTTCTTCTATGATGAATGTGGGAATTTtgctaatatttttattattcctaTGCATGCTTCAGATTCCCTCTGTGGTTTAAATGGCTATGTACCGAGCACAAAGAGTTTAAAAAGCTGCTTTTGAGGCAGCGCAGAAGATATGAGGTGTTGGGTCACCTATCTGTCTGGGGTGGTCATTTAAGGACAGGCTGAAACCGGCCCATGTTAGTGGAGGATCCAGGAAAAAATGTGGATAGATAGAAGCTCTTACCCATgagacagatagacagacagagagggagagacagagccAAGATGGCTTCTACAGCAGCTTGGCTGGTTAGAGCCCTGACACTGGCCAGTCTGAACTCTGTGTTGGCCTTTGCATCTCTGTACTAACTAACTATAGGACCTGGTAACGCTGTGTTCCAGTTGGCTAACAAACCCCACTCTGTTTTGGAAAGACTGCCTGAGATCACTGCAAATACTAGCTGAGGTGCATTGATCCCAGAAGAGGACAAAAAGACTCCTCTTCAGAGACCATCTCAATTGGACTTGTGAAGCAGAGCTCACGGTGTGAAACAGGcgtgctggagcccagaggctcaggctatgtctacactagaaacgagacagtggcacagctggagcAATGCAGCTATAGAGCTGTAGTGTACACACAATACAGTGACAGAAAGGGTTTTTCCTTCCCTGTAGTAAATCCGCCGCTCTGAaaggctgtctacactggggcttaggttagTTTAACTATGTCTCTCggaggtgtgaatttttcacacactGGAGCAATGGAGTTGGACTGACCTAACTTTCCTTGTGTGGACCAACCCTCAGCCTTGGAGCCATTGAGGCTGCGTGGGATACCCTTAAGGAAGAGTGGGATCCCCCTGGAAGTCTGGCGCACTGAAGGGGTTTCTCTAAGGGATTGTTTAAAAGCTATGGCATAGTGCAGATCCTGTGCCTCCATGACTACCTCATTTTGGCATCGTTGTCTGACGTTTTGAAAGTCCACATATCACACGCTGGGCCCTGTCAGGTTGAGACAACAGACAGCACTGAGCAGTAAAACCGAATGCCGTGCTTGTTCTCTTCAGTCAACAGCAGACATAGGCACCAAGTTCCTCTTTGCTGAAGCATGCTCACTAAGCTACCGTAGTGAGAGAGCTGCAAGTGTTAATAATGGGTTTTCCTTCTTGTGCTTAACAGCAATATCGGAGCCCAGACTGGAGGCCAAGCTTGTGTCCAGTCCAGACAGTGGTGAGGAGAAGGTGCTGGAAATAAGCTGCTCAGTAACAGGGAAACCAGCTCCAATGATCAGCTGGAACCTGTCCCATCGCCTTCAGCAGGAGCCAGGACAATATCTCATCAATCACTCAGACCAGACTGTGACTGTTATCAGCAATTTCACACACGTCCCCTCCAGGATTCACTGGGAGAACCCAGCTGGCTGTGTGATCCAACATCCGCTCCTAAACCTGACGCTGACTCTGTCCAAGGATGGGCAGGTCCAGGGTGAGTGTGAGCTtggagtggggaagaggaaaaaGGAAGCTGTGTCCTCTGATacaggagggagaagagaaagagacAGTTCAAAGGAGGGGAGCCAAGGGCAGAGGAAAGGGAGGTGACCCCAGAAAAGCTGGAAGAGAATGATGGAACTCTTGGTGCAGGATGGAGAGAGGACAAGGATCTTTAGGGCAGCTGAGAGAAGTGGGGAGGTGGGTCTGGTAcacatgggagagagagaagagtgaCTGGTGCTGACGCTCACCTAACACCAGGCCACAGAAATAAAATGGCCCCCATAAAAACCTTGGGCACAAACTGTTGTGTATATAAACAGTGCATGAGGCCCTAGTGAAAGGAATTTTGTTTGGAAGTGCCCCTCGTATATGCCGCTGCATGTGGCCCCTCTCCCTTCTCTGTCAGACCCCTGTACCCGTAgcctttccttttccttctttcccttGGAGAATGGTGAAGGAGTGTCTGACAGATAGTGGCAGCCCATGTTAAAGGCTTGCTGATTTTCCCTACAGGCCAATCAGCAACAGTCGACGCTGTAACAATCTACGTATTGGTTGCTTTGATTCCCTTGGGGTTCTTGTTCATCTGCTTCTGCATCTTGTTCATCCGCTGGAAGCGACAACACCAAATGGATAGAAACAAAGCTGATCTATGTTGGGTGAGTCTTCCCAAAATACCTCTCCGGGGGCTGGTCTGTGCTCGTAAACACATCCATGGCTGCTTCACACTGGACCCAGACTTTAAACATTGGGCTTGTTAATAGTTGTCAAACTGGCCTCTTAGTGTTTTGTGATTCCTGTTTAATCTTGTTTGAGAATATGACAATGCTGCTGTAACACAGTCAAACTCAGGCTTCATTCTTCGAAGGCACAGGATTCTTCTGATCCTGATAGTACAGGTACCTGTAAtacagagcagagagagactcAGGGGTCTGTAGGGAACAGGGCTCAAACTAAAATGGCCCAAAAACAGTTTAACATGGCTGAACAACTTGATTAAATAGCCTAATAACTGTAAGCCACGTGGCCTAAGCCTTTTGGCTCCTTTACAGGGCTCTGTGTCCATGGCTTGGCCTAACGTAGAGTTAAACAACAAACTGAAACTGTGTTTCTGTAGCCACATATTCCTAATACTTTGAACCATTTTATATTCAGGCAATAAATGTTTTAGAACTCTTGAAACCATAAACTTATAGTACACACCTGTAATGCAGAGCAGAAGGTGACTCAGAGATCTGTAGGAAATAGGGTTCAGATTAAAATAGCAGCCCCTGTACCCGAGCCAGGGTAGGGAGTACCTAGAAATTACCCcatctatttgtgtgtgtgtggcagagaGAGGTGTGGGGAGGTAGGTCCAAAAATTCAACCACTGTGGAAATTTCACTATCAATGGAAAATCATAGCACTTCCTTTTGTGCATGCCTTACACTGCTACTTGGTTCTTGCCTATTACCATTCATTTTTATATCTAAGCATtttgaaaagggagggtgaaTATCATTAACTCCATTTTCAggtagggaaaccgaggcacagaaaaagttaagtgactttccaGAGATCATCCAGATCTGACTCCGTCCGTATCCACCCGTCTATGATGCCTATCGTGGTGGAAGTAGTGTTTTGAGAAACAAAAATGGAAATGGTTTAGTCTGATTTACAGTATGGTCCTTAAACAATTTTCAGTACAAGATCAGGAGAACCACTGCTGGAAAATACTTTTAGCAACAGCTCAACATTGTAGAGAAAGCAGCACTGTGCAGAGAGGCTAAGATTAAAGATCATTTGTGGAGGCTGTACTGCTCTAATCTCTGGAGTCCCATTGGTGGAGCCATGCAGGAGAACCTTGTCCTCCATTTCTGGTTCAGGCAGAAGCAGTCCATCAGCACACAAGGCAGTCAGCTTTGCGCCTTACTCCAGCACTAAAatcattcacttttttttaaaaagccatgtgTTTCTCTTCTGCCAGGTTCTTCCCTTATGCACCAAGGACATGAGGCATGGACAGTGcacaaaaaatgataaacaagGCCCTGACAAGCTTCCTCCCTTAAAAGCCCTCTTGGACAGATGAATGCCTGGTGTTGGAAGAATGTTGCCGAACAGTGGTGAAATGAAAACAGTGCTGGGTTTGGATGTGTGAAACTGATGTCTAGCTGTACTTGTAACATCTCAGACTTCCACATGAATCACATTACGTGCAACTTGCCATgttttatacaaaaaaaaaaagaaaacccacaaaatatttttatatctatTTATGTTTGAATAAATGAGCCAATAAGCGTAGTTGTATATAGAATGCAGTAGGTATTTATATGAGACTGTTAAATTATAGTTTTGTAGATCTGCACAATAAAATGCAGTTTTGTATTTTCTGACATCTTTGTATTATgggtattttttgttgttgcttctaATGCCACGAGCCCCAAGGCTGTTTCTTTGAGGCCTGCAGGGCTGTGCTGGATTTTATGATGCTGGGAGTCTTGAATTATCTGCAAGAGGGAATAGATAAAGCATGAATTAACTTTGCAGTGGATACACCTCTGAGAGGTGCTGCAAATACAGTGATAGACAAAGAACACTGAGAGGAACCAGCAAAGCAGCAGCCAATGGTGACCCCCATAATAAGCTTCTGTAAGACATGGGGACTTGAACCTAAAGAGATAAACCCAGAGGCTGCAGCAGGGCCAGTAACCACCCTgagagactggagccaggagcagaCCTTAAGCCACGAACCATCCGTCACGGGAAATCTGTTAACTGGCACTAACAGGATCTTGGGGCTTTTCCTCCCCTCATCCCTTCTCCATTCCCTGCAACTAACTTCCCTTTTTTCTGCAGTGTCCTGCTCtgaccatgtcaaggctgtatccccactttgaactttagggtacaaatgtaggggcctgcatgaggacttctaagcttaactaccagcttagttctggtctgctgccaccattcccttccctgggaagctttgaaaaacctttcaccaattccctggtgaatacagatccaaactccttggatcttaaaacaaggagaaattgacccttccccctccttcctttcaccaactcctggtgaatacagatccaaacccccttggatcttaaaacaaggagaaatcaatcaggttcttaaaaagaaggcttttaattaaagaaaaaggtaaaaatcatctctgtaaaatcagtatggaaaatagctttacagggtaatcaaacttaaagagctcagaggactcccctctgtcttaggttcaaagtgtagcaaacaaagataaacactctagtaaaaggtacatttacaagttgagaaaacaaagtaaatctaagacgccttgcctggcttttacttacaattttgaaaataagagagacttgtttagaaagatggggagaacctggattgatgtctggtccctctcagtcccaagagcgaacaaccccttaaaacaaagagcacacacaaaagcctttccccccccccccccaagatttgaaagtatcttgtccccttattggtcctttgggtcaggtgtcagccaggttacccgagcttcttaaccctttacaggtaaaaggattttggagtctctggccaggagggattttagtactgtacacaggagagctgttacccttccctttatagttatgacacgccccccaaatcacagatagtgttggacgttcggttccacactggctgtgatttcttcctggagttctaggagaaaacagagttaacaagacacatgtacctttagacatactactgattatataaaaattaacaatatgtttcattccaagaacaattgttaaccagttaactctgggaaactttcccgggagagtgcatcagccactttgttagaagctcccgaaatgtattgtatttcaaaatcaaaatcttggagagctaaactccaccgaagaagttttttgttatttcccttggcagtatgaagccactgtagcgcagcatggtgtgtttgtagttggaaacgccgtccccaaacatatgggcgtagcttttccagcgtgtacacaatggcgtagcattcctttttgctgattgaccagtggctttccctctcagacagtttcttgctgagaaacacgacaggatggaattcttgatccggtccttcctgcattaaaactgctcctacgccccgctcggacgcatctgtggttactaggaacggtttgtcaaagtctggggcccttagcacagggtcagacatgagtgttgccttaagctggttaaaggccttttgacactcatcagtccactgaactgcatttggctgtttctttctggttaggtctgtcagcggggcggcaatttggctgtagtgtggtacaaatcgcctataatatccggccaagcctaagaaggattggacctgtttctttgactttggaaccggccacttttggatagcatccactttggcctgtaggggatttatagttccttgacccacctgttgccccaggtacgtcactctgttttggcctatttgacactttttagccttaacagttagtcctgcctgccggatgcgctcgaagactttttccagatgctccaggtgttctgtccatgaatcagaaaaaatggccacatcatcgaggtaggcaactgcagattctcccaatcccgctaagagaccatctacaagtctttggaaggtggcgggtgcatttcgcaacccgaaagggagtacattgaattcatacacccctgcctgggtgacgaaggcggacctttccttagcaggttcatctagtggtacttccagtaccccttggttaagtctaaagtagagatgaattgggcatgtcccaatttctccaatagctcatctgtgcgtggcattggatagttgtcaggacgagttacagcatttagcttacggtagtccacgcaaaagcgaatttccccatctggtttgggaactagaaccactggagatgcccatgcactgctagaggggcggattatacccatctgtagcatgtcctggatctccctttgtatagcagtttgggcatgaggtgactcccggtagggtggggttctaattgggtgagcattacctgtgtcaatggagtggtatgcccgttcggtccgtcctggagtggctgagaaaatcggtgcaaagcttgtgcacagctccttgatctgctgtcgctgcagacgtcccagggtcgtggagaggttcacctcttccacgccaccattcctttttccttcgtagtagacacctgcaggccactccgcgtcatctgtttcctgggctgtaaactggcaaacgtttaattctctggaataaaagggctttagagaattaacatggtataccttaggctttatgttggaggtgggggaggctatgagatagttaacagctcctaggcgctcctggaccgtgaatggtccttcccacgacgcttccattttatgggcctggagcgcctttaagaccatgacttggtctcctactttgaaggaccgttctctggaatgtttatcataccaggccttttgctcttcctgagcatcctttaggttttctttagcaagggctaaagagtgtcggagggtgctttgtaggttgcttacaaagtctagaatgttagttcctggagaaggcgtaaacccctcccattgttgcttcaccatctgtaatggccccttaacctcgcggccatacacaagttcaaatggtgaaaaccctaaactgggatgtggtaccgccctgtaggcaaaaagcaactgctgcaacactaggtcccaatcattggagtgttcatttacgaatttacgtatcatggcccc
The Emys orbicularis isolate rEmyOrb1 chromosome 1, rEmyOrb1.hap1, whole genome shotgun sequence DNA segment above includes these coding regions:
- the CD200 gene encoding OX-2 membrane glycoprotein produces the protein MIFTCIFFSWIWAMAAGSLQVVHRKVQSSKTGENVTFQCQLVMDHEVLQVTWQKESGEGKGNIATYSRINGHRILGNYSSRVNFTQSELTVSAITVHAVTLQDEGCYKCIFNTFPMGSITGRTCLKVYAISEPRLEAKLVSSPDSGEEKVLEISCSVTGKPAPMISWNLSHRLQQEPGQYLINHSDQTVTVISNFTHVPSRIHWENPAGCVIQHPLLNLTLTLSKDGQVQGQSATVDAVTIYVLVALIPLGFLFICFCILFIRWKRQHQMDRNKADLCWVLPLCTKDMRHGQCTKNDKQGPDKLPPLKALLDR